In the Vitis vinifera cultivar Pinot Noir 40024 chromosome 2, ASM3070453v1 genome, one interval contains:
- the LOC100247918 gene encoding uncharacterized protein LOC100247918 yields MGNCMETCRERHEAEEEERNQEKQGGEEEKKGSGYGVRVKIVLTKEELEWMMFQLKDKGGKSLEDVLREIERGRSSAATAGKVEGWKPSLESIMESPEVVEMER; encoded by the coding sequence ATGGGAAATTGCATGGAAACATGCAGAGAGAGGCATGAAGCAGAAGAAGAGGAGAGAAATCAGGAGAAGCAAGGGGGGGAGGAGGAGAAAAAGGGAAGTGGGTATGGGGTGAGGGTGAAGATAGTGCTCACGAAGGAGGAGTTGGAGTGGATGATGTTTCAGTTGAAGGATAAAGGAGGGAAGAGCTTGGAGGATGTGTTGAGGGAGATAGAGAGAGGGAGATCATCGGCGGCGACTGCTGGGAAAGTTGAAGGGTGGAAACCTTCTCTTGAGAGCATCATGGAGAGCCCCGAAGTCGTTGAGATGGAGAGATga